The Agromyces mangrovi genome contains a region encoding:
- a CDS encoding FAD-dependent monooxygenase, which translates to MHAVICGAGIAGLAAAISLERHGWRVTLVEHAHELRDGGYMIDFFGPGYDAAERIGILDDLRERAHEVDRVEWVDEHGRAHARLRYDRMRDALDGRLFSLLRGDVERALREALPAAVELRFGTTVTGVVQHDGGVTVELGDERVEADLLVGADGIHSGVRAHVFGPEGRFLRPLGLHTAAWFFRSDAVHDAIADRFVMMSVPGRMAGVYEVEPGLFATFFVFEEESAEMPSDPLAALRERFGDLGGFVPAMLAAEPVGDVYYDLVAQVEAPAWHDRRVVLIGDGAYAVSLVAGQGASLALSGGVALGEALDVGALGGGADAIEAALQAFEVRVRPSVTEKQAAGRKTARWFVPSSRFAIGMRNLAMRVVDLPGMGRLVSPAIGVDAKGFAPPTR; encoded by the coding sequence ATGCACGCCGTCATCTGCGGAGCCGGGATCGCCGGGCTCGCCGCCGCCATCTCGCTCGAGCGCCACGGTTGGCGGGTCACGCTCGTCGAGCACGCGCACGAGCTGCGCGACGGCGGGTACATGATCGACTTCTTCGGGCCGGGGTACGACGCGGCCGAGCGCATCGGCATCCTCGACGACCTGCGCGAGCGCGCGCACGAGGTCGATCGCGTGGAGTGGGTCGACGAGCACGGTCGCGCGCACGCCCGGCTGCGGTACGACCGCATGCGCGACGCGCTCGACGGGCGCCTGTTCTCGCTGCTGCGCGGCGACGTCGAGCGTGCGCTGCGCGAGGCCCTGCCTGCCGCGGTCGAGCTGCGCTTCGGCACCACCGTGACGGGCGTCGTGCAGCATGACGGCGGCGTCACGGTCGAGCTCGGCGACGAGCGCGTCGAGGCCGACCTGCTGGTGGGCGCCGACGGCATCCACTCCGGCGTGCGCGCGCACGTCTTCGGCCCCGAGGGGCGGTTCCTGCGCCCGCTCGGCCTGCACACGGCGGCGTGGTTCTTCCGCAGCGACGCGGTGCACGACGCGATCGCCGACCGCTTCGTGATGATGAGCGTGCCGGGGCGCATGGCCGGCGTCTACGAGGTGGAGCCGGGCCTGTTCGCCACGTTCTTCGTGTTCGAGGAGGAGTCGGCCGAGATGCCGTCCGATCCGCTCGCCGCGCTGCGGGAACGCTTCGGCGACCTCGGCGGGTTCGTGCCGGCGATGCTCGCGGCCGAACCGGTCGGCGACGTGTACTACGACCTGGTCGCCCAGGTCGAGGCGCCGGCCTGGCACGACCGCCGGGTCGTGCTGATCGGCGACGGTGCCTACGCGGTCTCGCTCGTCGCCGGACAGGGGGCGTCGCTCGCGCTCTCCGGCGGCGTCGCGCTCGGCGAGGCGCTCGACGTCGGCGCGCTCGGCGGGGGCGCGGACGCGATCGAGGCCGCGCTGCAGGCCTTCGAGGTGCGCGTGCGACCGTCGGTCACCGAGAAGCAGGCGGCCGGGCGCAAGACCGCGAGGTGGTTCGTGCCGTCGAGCCGCTTCGCGATCGGGATGCGCAACCTGGCGATGCGGGTCGTCGACCTCCCCGGCATGGGCCGGCTGGTCAGCCCGGCGATCGGCGTCGACGCGAAGGGGTTCGCCCCGCCGACGCGCTGA
- a CDS encoding M23 family metallopeptidase, whose product MLGALLLVATMSIATPAPATAAEYPTWDEVKKAKANTAAGAAAVTEITDLIAQLETRVAETRAEAERRTDELLAAQQAFDDANRRAEEIQQQADESAAEAAEAEENAGQLAAQLYRAGGTDLGINLMFEAGTAEETDELLAKLGNMSKMVERAAGVYEEALQAANTAQALGEQAAVARDEREVLRIAAEEALVAAQEAQAAAEAALAESEDKKIELEQQLAYLKDKEATTIAAYQEGERKRKEEEERRRKAAEAAARAAAARAAAAAAAAAAAAAGGGGGGGGGLPGGTTSSQGWAVPAYGYISGYYGPRTSICTPGGCSGSYHYGTDLATGCSAPIYAAASGRVVYAGWSGTYGNFIRIDHGNGFSTGYAHIRSGGVFVGYGQTVSVGQNIASAGSTGASTGCHLHFEVFQNGYRINPQPFMAARGVPLG is encoded by the coding sequence GTGCTGGGAGCGCTCCTCCTCGTCGCGACCATGTCGATCGCCACGCCCGCGCCCGCGACCGCCGCCGAGTACCCCACGTGGGACGAGGTGAAGAAGGCCAAGGCCAACACCGCAGCGGGCGCCGCCGCGGTCACCGAGATCACCGACCTCATCGCGCAACTCGAGACCCGCGTGGCAGAGACCCGCGCCGAAGCCGAACGGCGCACCGACGAACTGCTCGCGGCGCAGCAGGCGTTCGACGACGCGAACCGGCGCGCCGAGGAGATCCAGCAGCAGGCCGACGAGAGTGCGGCGGAGGCCGCCGAGGCCGAGGAGAACGCCGGCCAGCTCGCCGCGCAGCTCTATCGCGCGGGCGGCACCGACCTCGGCATCAACCTCATGTTCGAGGCCGGCACGGCCGAGGAGACCGACGAGCTGCTCGCCAAGCTCGGCAACATGAGCAAGATGGTCGAGCGCGCCGCCGGCGTCTACGAGGAGGCCCTGCAGGCCGCGAACACCGCGCAGGCGCTCGGTGAGCAGGCCGCGGTCGCACGAGACGAGCGCGAGGTGCTGCGCATCGCGGCCGAGGAGGCCCTCGTCGCCGCGCAGGAGGCGCAGGCTGCGGCGGAGGCCGCGCTCGCCGAGTCCGAGGACAAGAAGATCGAGCTCGAGCAGCAGCTCGCCTACCTGAAGGACAAGGAGGCGACCACGATCGCCGCCTACCAGGAGGGCGAGCGCAAGCGGAAGGAAGAGGAGGAGCGTCGGCGCAAGGCCGCCGAGGCCGCGGCGCGCGCCGCGGCCGCACGGGCCGCTGCGGCGGCGGCTGCGGCGGCGGCTGCTGCCGCGGGTGGTGGCGGTGGCGGTGGCGGCGGGCTCCCCGGCGGCACGACCAGCAGCCAGGGCTGGGCGGTCCCCGCGTACGGGTACATCAGCGGCTACTACGGCCCGCGTACGAGCATCTGCACGCCCGGCGGCTGCTCGGGCAGCTACCACTACGGCACCGACCTCGCGACCGGCTGCTCGGCGCCGATCTACGCCGCGGCGTCCGGCAGGGTCGTCTACGCGGGGTGGTCGGGCACCTACGGCAACTTCATCAGGATCGACCACGGCAACGGCTTCTCGACCGGCTACGCGCACATCCGCTCGGGCGGGGTGTTCGTCGGCTACGGGCAGACCGTGAGCGTCGGGCAGAACATCGCGAGCGCGGGCAGCACGGGCGCATCGACCGGATGCCACCTGCACTTCGAGGTCTTCCAGAACGGGTACCGCATCAACCCGCAGCCGTTCATGGCTGCGCGCGGGGTGCCGCTGGGCTAG
- a CDS encoding L-serine ammonia-lyase — translation MFSIGIGPSSSHTVGPMRAARRFVDALAADGRLGDVGRVRVELYGSLGATGKGHGSDAAVVLGLLGEHPETVDTSDVGARVARVAEEGALRLGDIREIPFHPAEDVVLHLRKRLPGHPNGMTFEAFDARGASVRTATYYSVGGGFVADDLNGHPAVFEQVPVLPFPFASAAELLDHCRRERIDIAGVMLANEAAWRPETETRTELLRIWRVMRECVENGCTSDDELLPGSLRVRRRAPGLFRKLDATADDGDAMRAMDWVNLYALAVNEENAAGGRVVTAPTNGAAGIVPAVLHYADRFVRELDDDAVVRFLLTAAAIGILCKRNASISGAEVGCQGEVGSACSMAAAGLCALLGGTPEQVENAAEIGIEHHLGLTCDPVGGLVQIPCIERNAIASSKAINAARIAMHGDGSHHVSLDQAIATMRETGADMKRKYKETSLGGLAVNVIEC, via the coding sequence ATGTTCTCGATCGGCATCGGCCCGTCGTCGTCGCACACGGTCGGGCCCATGCGCGCAGCGCGCCGGTTCGTCGACGCGCTCGCTGCCGACGGGCGCCTCGGCGACGTGGGCCGGGTGCGGGTCGAGCTGTACGGGTCGCTCGGCGCGACGGGCAAGGGGCACGGGTCGGATGCCGCGGTCGTCCTTGGCCTGCTCGGCGAGCACCCGGAGACGGTCGACACCTCGGACGTCGGTGCACGCGTGGCCCGCGTCGCCGAGGAGGGCGCGCTCCGCCTCGGCGACATCCGCGAGATCCCGTTCCACCCGGCCGAGGACGTCGTGCTCCACCTGCGAAAGCGCCTGCCAGGCCACCCGAACGGCATGACGTTCGAGGCGTTCGACGCGCGCGGCGCGAGCGTGCGCACGGCGACGTACTACTCGGTCGGCGGCGGATTCGTGGCGGACGACCTGAACGGGCATCCGGCCGTCTTCGAGCAGGTCCCGGTCCTGCCCTTCCCGTTCGCGAGTGCGGCCGAGCTGCTCGACCACTGCCGCCGCGAACGGATCGACATCGCCGGCGTCATGCTCGCGAACGAGGCCGCGTGGCGGCCCGAGACGGAGACGCGCACCGAATTGCTGCGCATCTGGCGGGTCATGCGCGAGTGCGTCGAGAACGGCTGCACGAGCGACGACGAGCTGCTGCCGGGATCGCTGCGCGTGCGTCGCCGCGCCCCGGGCCTGTTCCGGAAGCTCGACGCCACGGCGGACGACGGCGACGCCATGCGCGCCATGGACTGGGTGAACCTCTACGCGCTCGCGGTGAACGAGGAGAACGCCGCCGGCGGCCGCGTCGTCACCGCCCCCACGAACGGCGCGGCGGGCATCGTGCCGGCCGTGCTGCACTACGCCGACCGGTTCGTGCGCGAGCTCGACGACGACGCGGTCGTGCGGTTCCTGCTGACCGCGGCGGCGATCGGCATCCTGTGCAAGCGCAACGCCTCCATCTCGGGCGCCGAGGTCGGCTGCCAGGGCGAGGTCGGCTCGGCGTGCTCGATGGCCGCGGCCGGCCTGTGCGCGCTCCTCGGCGGCACGCCCGAGCAGGTCGAGAACGCGGCCGAGATCGGCATCGAGCACCACCTGGGCCTCACCTGCGACCCGGTCGGCGGGCTCGTGCAGATCCCCTGCATCGAGCGCAACGCCATCGCGAGCAGCAAGGCCATCAACGCCGCCCGCATCGCGATGCACGGCGACGGCTCGCATCACGTCTCGCTCGACCAGGCGATCGCGACCATGCGCGAGACCGGTGCCGACATGAAGCGCAAGTACAAGGAGACCTCGCTCGGCGGCCTCGCCGTGAACGTCATCGAGTGCTGA
- a CDS encoding DNA/RNA non-specific endonuclease, producing the protein MGEIGAGYDEGFLGTAVPLPHVTDAPPGRHVVLDSTHFSVLLDTVRRFAAVTGVNVDGSLLLDLPRDDDWRLDDRVPASAQAGPEVYLRNDLDRGHLVRRRDPVWGAPEVAAQANADTFTYPNAAPQASGFNQSRELWLGLEDHVLAFAEATDARISVFTAPVLRRTDPEYRGIRVPLSFWKVVAWVSGEALVSAAFLLDQTPQLNADELARRMGLVGDVVPPLGPFRTFQVPVADVAAVAGVDLGDLVAADVLGAQALRPRRIRLESFDDVVLA; encoded by the coding sequence ATGGGGGAGATCGGCGCGGGCTACGACGAGGGCTTCCTCGGTACCGCCGTGCCGCTGCCGCACGTGACGGATGCCCCGCCGGGGCGGCACGTCGTGCTCGACTCGACGCACTTCAGCGTGCTGCTCGACACCGTGCGCCGGTTCGCCGCCGTGACGGGCGTGAACGTCGACGGCTCGTTGCTGCTGGACCTGCCCCGCGACGACGACTGGCGGCTCGACGACCGCGTGCCCGCGTCGGCGCAGGCCGGCCCCGAGGTGTACCTGCGCAACGACTTGGACCGTGGTCACCTCGTGCGCCGGCGCGACCCGGTCTGGGGCGCGCCCGAGGTCGCCGCGCAGGCGAACGCCGACACGTTCACCTACCCGAACGCGGCCCCGCAGGCGAGCGGCTTCAACCAGTCGCGCGAGCTCTGGCTCGGCCTCGAGGACCACGTGCTCGCCTTCGCCGAGGCGACGGATGCCCGCATCAGCGTGTTCACCGCGCCGGTGCTGCGCCGGACCGACCCGGAGTACCGGGGCATCCGCGTGCCGCTGTCGTTCTGGAAGGTCGTCGCCTGGGTCTCGGGCGAGGCGCTCGTCTCGGCGGCCTTCCTGCTCGACCAGACGCCGCAGCTGAACGCCGACGAGCTCGCGCGGCGGATGGGCCTCGTCGGCGACGTGGTGCCGCCGCTCGGCCCGTTCCGCACGTTCCAGGTGCCGGTCGCCGACGTGGCCGCGGTGGCGGGGGTCGACCTCGGCGACCTCGTGGCGGCCGACGTGCTCGGCGCGCAGGCACTCCGGCCCCGCCGCATCCGCCTCGAGTCGTTCGACGATGTCGTGCTCGCATGA
- a CDS encoding GTP pyrophosphokinase: protein MTPTTPGPDLDSAAAAFDGVDDQGLQALRALQDEFVRFLQRYKFGIDEIVTKLSILREDFAASDRGNPIEHISSRLKSADSIVEKIQRKGVEPSFEAIREQITDIAGVRVTCSFVSDVYRVFDVLTSQSDVRVVRVKDYIAEPKDNGYQSLHAIIEVPIFLSDGIVPVLVEVQFRTIAMDFWASLEHKIYYKYDAQVPAELLDGLKQAAVTAAQLDADMERLHHEVHGSGATGAVAQVVPEEPVPDAAGQALADVQPGDHAVRALHDYRLRTRRV from the coding sequence GTGACCCCAACGACCCCGGGACCCGACCTCGACAGTGCCGCAGCCGCGTTCGACGGCGTCGACGACCAGGGGCTCCAGGCCCTGCGCGCGCTGCAGGACGAGTTCGTGCGCTTCCTCCAGCGCTACAAGTTCGGCATCGACGAGATCGTCACGAAGCTGTCGATCCTGCGCGAGGACTTCGCCGCCTCCGACCGCGGCAACCCGATCGAGCACATCTCGAGCCGGCTGAAGTCGGCCGACTCGATCGTCGAGAAGATACAGCGCAAGGGCGTCGAGCCGAGCTTCGAGGCCATCCGCGAGCAGATCACCGACATCGCCGGCGTGCGCGTGACGTGCAGCTTCGTCTCCGACGTGTACCGCGTCTTCGACGTGCTGACCAGCCAGTCCGACGTGCGGGTCGTGCGCGTGAAGGACTACATCGCCGAGCCCAAGGACAACGGCTACCAGAGCCTGCACGCCATCATCGAGGTGCCCATCTTCCTCTCCGACGGCATCGTGCCGGTGCTGGTCGAGGTGCAGTTCCGCACCATCGCGATGGATTTCTGGGCCAGCCTCGAGCACAAGATCTACTACAAGTACGACGCGCAGGTGCCCGCCGAGCTGCTCGACGGGCTCAAGCAGGCCGCGGTGACGGCCGCGCAGCTCGACGCCGACATGGAGCGGCTGCACCACGAGGTGCACGGCTCGGGTGCGACGGGCGCGGTCGCCCAGGTCGTGCCCGAGGAGCCGGTGCCGGATGCCGCGGGCCAGGCGCTCGCCGACGTGCAGCCGGGCGACCACGCGGTGCGCGCGCTGCACGACTACCGGCTGCGCACCCGACGGGTCTGA
- a CDS encoding DMT family transporter, with the protein MRAVLAVLAAAVCFGTTGTAQALGPEADPLSLGAARILIGGGALALIALVLARRRPRDHDALVPEMPVLDGAPTGSAPTTDARRARLVSAAIVVAGAIGVLAYQPAFFAGTERNGVAVGTVVALGSAPVLTGLLEWAFRGHRPSGHWALSTVVATAGIATLGLASGDAEHAIDPLGLAASLGAGLSYAVYALASKGLLERNWSGSGAMGAIFGSAAVVSLPLLLATDASWLATPDGLVMGLWLGLVTTTLAYLLFAAGLRHLTAATVSTLTLAEPLTATLLGLFVLGERLPVGAAIGLAVLAAGLTILALPVRRRAVRPPAPR; encoded by the coding sequence ATGCGTGCAGTCCTCGCCGTGCTCGCGGCGGCCGTGTGCTTCGGCACCACCGGCACGGCGCAGGCCCTCGGGCCGGAGGCCGATCCGCTCTCGCTGGGCGCGGCCCGCATCCTCATCGGCGGCGGCGCACTCGCGCTGATCGCCCTCGTGCTGGCCCGCCGCCGGCCGCGCGACCACGACGCGCTCGTGCCCGAGATGCCCGTACTCGACGGCGCGCCCACCGGTTCCGCGCCGACGACCGACGCGCGCCGCGCGCGCCTCGTCTCGGCGGCCATCGTCGTCGCCGGCGCCATCGGCGTGCTCGCCTACCAGCCCGCGTTCTTCGCGGGCACCGAGCGCAACGGCGTCGCGGTCGGCACGGTCGTGGCCCTCGGCTCGGCCCCCGTGCTCACGGGGCTGCTCGAGTGGGCGTTCCGCGGACACCGGCCGTCGGGCCACTGGGCGCTCTCGACCGTCGTGGCGACCGCGGGCATCGCGACCCTCGGACTCGCGAGCGGCGACGCCGAGCACGCGATCGACCCGCTCGGCCTCGCCGCCTCGCTCGGCGCGGGGCTGTCGTATGCGGTCTACGCGCTCGCGAGCAAGGGCCTGCTCGAGCGGAACTGGTCGGGGTCGGGAGCGATGGGCGCGATCTTCGGGTCGGCCGCGGTGGTGAGCCTGCCGCTGCTGCTCGCGACGGATGCCTCGTGGCTCGCCACTCCCGACGGGCTCGTGATGGGCCTCTGGCTGGGCCTCGTCACCACGACCCTCGCGTACCTGCTCTTCGCGGCCGGCCTCCGGCACCTCACCGCCGCGACCGTCTCGACGCTCACGCTCGCCGAGCCGCTGACGGCGACCCTGCTCGGGTTGTTCGTGCTCGGCGAGCGACTGCCCGTGGGCGCCGCGATCGGGCTCGCGGTGCTCGCCGCGGGGCTCACGATCCTGGCGCTGCCGGTCAGGCGCCGAGCAGTGCGGCCTCCAGCGCCGCGGTGA
- a CDS encoding alpha/beta hydrolase translates to MRRALGWIAAAVAVLLLLVLGFVMWTQTVFQGEREAALEAWRDPAIEITSTPDSVVMQPVDGGSGTGLVFIPGAKVDPYAYLRVLSGVVDAGATVVITKPTLNLAFFDFRSLDAFTAAAPDVDEWWVGGHSLGGVRACMLAGDPESDASGLVLFGSYCANDLADSGLEVLSISGSNDGLTTPDDVTGNAHLLPDDAVFVELEGANHADFGDYGVQPGDGESTMPRDESLEAITAALEAALLGA, encoded by the coding sequence ATGAGGCGTGCGCTCGGCTGGATCGCCGCGGCGGTCGCGGTGCTCCTGCTGCTCGTGCTGGGGTTCGTGATGTGGACACAGACCGTCTTCCAGGGCGAGCGCGAGGCTGCGCTCGAGGCGTGGCGCGACCCCGCGATCGAGATCACCTCGACGCCCGACTCGGTCGTCATGCAGCCGGTCGACGGCGGATCGGGCACCGGGCTGGTGTTCATCCCCGGCGCGAAGGTCGACCCGTACGCCTACCTGCGCGTGCTCTCCGGCGTCGTGGACGCCGGCGCCACGGTCGTCATCACGAAGCCGACCCTGAACCTCGCCTTCTTCGACTTCCGCAGCCTCGACGCGTTCACGGCGGCGGCGCCGGACGTCGACGAGTGGTGGGTCGGCGGGCACTCGCTCGGCGGCGTGCGCGCCTGCATGCTCGCAGGCGACCCCGAATCGGATGCCTCGGGGCTCGTGCTCTTCGGCAGCTACTGCGCGAACGACCTGGCCGACTCGGGCCTCGAGGTGCTCAGCATCAGTGGCTCGAACGACGGGCTGACCACGCCCGACGACGTCACCGGCAATGCCCACCTCCTGCCCGACGACGCGGTGTTCGTCGAGCTCGAGGGCGCCAACCACGCCGACTTCGGCGACTACGGTGTGCAGCCGGGCGACGGCGAGTCGACGATGCCGCGCGACGAGTCGCTCGAAGCGATCACCGCGGCGCTGGAGGCCGCACTGCTCGGCGCCTGA
- the pip gene encoding prolyl aminopeptidase, whose product MREMYPEIEPLETGMLDVGDGQHIYWEVSGNRDGKPVVFLHGGPGGGTSPAHRRLFDPERYRIVLFDQRGCGLSIPHASEPEADLSVNTTWHLVADIEKLREHLGIDRWQVLGGSWGSALALAYCETHPDRVTEIVLRGVFTLRRSELEWFYEGGASAIFPDLWEDFVEQVPERERHRMIAAYGRLLDDPNPSVHQPAAIAWSRWESSTITLLPQQETIAKFTEPEYATAFARIENHYFRHGGWWEEGQLIRDAERLRSIPAVIVQGRYDICTPVMTAWDLHLAWPEADLRIIPDAGHAFDEPGILDAMIEATDRFARAPGEHRG is encoded by the coding sequence ATGCGCGAGATGTATCCGGAGATCGAGCCGCTCGAGACCGGCATGCTCGACGTGGGGGACGGACAGCACATCTACTGGGAGGTGTCCGGCAACCGCGACGGCAAGCCCGTGGTGTTCCTGCACGGCGGGCCCGGCGGGGGCACGAGCCCGGCGCACCGGCGCCTGTTCGACCCCGAGCGCTACCGCATCGTGCTGTTCGACCAGCGCGGCTGCGGCCTCAGCATCCCGCACGCGAGCGAGCCCGAAGCCGACCTCAGCGTCAACACGACCTGGCACCTGGTCGCCGACATCGAGAAGCTGCGCGAGCATCTCGGCATCGACCGCTGGCAGGTGCTCGGCGGGTCGTGGGGCAGCGCGCTCGCCCTCGCGTACTGCGAGACGCACCCCGACCGCGTGACCGAGATCGTGCTGCGGGGCGTGTTCACGCTGCGGAGATCCGAGCTCGAGTGGTTCTACGAGGGCGGGGCGTCGGCGATCTTCCCCGATCTCTGGGAGGACTTCGTCGAGCAGGTGCCCGAGCGCGAGCGGCACCGCATGATCGCCGCCTACGGGCGCCTCCTCGACGACCCGAACCCGTCGGTGCACCAGCCCGCGGCGATCGCCTGGTCGCGGTGGGAGTCGTCGACCATCACGCTGCTGCCGCAGCAGGAGACCATCGCGAAGTTCACCGAGCCCGAGTACGCCACGGCGTTCGCGCGCATCGAGAACCACTACTTCCGCCACGGCGGCTGGTGGGAGGAGGGGCAGCTCATCCGCGACGCCGAGCGCCTGCGCAGCATTCCCGCCGTCATCGTGCAGGGACGCTACGACATCTGCACCCCGGTGATGACGGCGTGGGACCTCCACCTCGCGTGGCCCGAGGCCGACCTCCGCATCATCCCCGACGCCGGCCACGCGTTCGACGAGCCGGGCATCCTGGACGCGATGATCGAGGCCACCGACCGTTTCGCGCGCGCACCCGGCGAGCACCGCGGATGA
- a CDS encoding DUF427 domain-containing protein, translating into MRPTRDTPEPGQESVWDYPRPPAIDASGERVEIVLGGVTVVSTRDTIRVLETSHPPTYYLPIAAFAAGALRPAAGSSYCEFKGGARYFDVLGGDAVAERAAWNYPTPTPGFEVLADRVAVYPGRMDACTVDGELVRPQPGGFYGGWITDRVAGPFKGAPGTMGW; encoded by the coding sequence ATGCGACCCACCCGCGACACCCCCGAACCCGGCCAGGAGTCCGTCTGGGACTACCCACGACCGCCCGCGATCGACGCCTCCGGCGAGCGCGTCGAGATCGTGCTCGGCGGCGTGACCGTGGTCTCGACGCGCGACACGATTCGCGTGCTCGAGACGAGCCATCCGCCGACCTACTACCTGCCGATCGCGGCCTTCGCAGCGGGGGCGCTGCGACCCGCGGCGGGCAGCTCCTACTGCGAGTTCAAGGGCGGCGCACGCTACTTCGACGTGCTCGGCGGCGACGCGGTGGCCGAGCGGGCCGCGTGGAACTACCCGACGCCGACACCGGGATTCGAGGTGCTCGCCGACCGGGTCGCGGTGTACCCCGGCCGCATGGACGCGTGCACCGTCGACGGCGAGCTCGTGCGCCCGCAGCCCGGCGGCTTCTACGGCGGCTGGATCACCGATCGGGTCGCCGGCCCGTTCAAGGGCGCGCCCGGCACCATGGGCTGGTGA
- a CDS encoding malate dehydrogenase — MSGTPVTITITGAGGQIGYALLFRIASGAMLGPDTRVRLRLLEIPQGLGAAEGAALELQDGAFPLLDSVDVTDDAGRAFDGANLGLLVGARPRGPGMERADLLEANGGIFGPQGAAINAGAADDVRIVVVGNPANTNALIAAAHAPDVPRDRFTALTRLDHNRALGQLSEALDAPVADISRVAIWGNHSASQFPDVSHATVRGRPVPEVLDEQMGADAARTWLSDVFIPRVAQRGAEIIRVRGSSSVASAASATIDHVRDWVHGTDGAWTSAAVVSTGEYGVPEGLVCSYPVTAADGTWHVVPGLEPDPFAAQRIAASVEELVAERDAVRALGLL, encoded by the coding sequence ATGAGCGGCACACCGGTCACGATCACGATCACCGGCGCCGGGGGGCAGATCGGCTACGCACTGCTCTTCCGCATCGCCTCGGGCGCGATGCTCGGCCCCGACACGCGCGTGCGGCTGCGGCTGCTCGAGATCCCGCAGGGGCTCGGCGCGGCCGAGGGCGCGGCGCTCGAACTGCAGGACGGCGCCTTCCCGCTCCTCGACTCGGTCGACGTGACGGATGACGCGGGCCGCGCGTTCGACGGCGCGAATCTGGGGCTGCTGGTCGGCGCCCGCCCGCGCGGGCCCGGCATGGAGCGCGCCGACCTGCTCGAGGCGAACGGCGGCATCTTCGGCCCGCAGGGCGCGGCCATCAACGCCGGCGCCGCCGACGACGTGCGCATCGTCGTCGTCGGAAACCCGGCGAACACCAACGCGCTCATCGCCGCCGCGCACGCGCCCGACGTGCCCCGCGACCGCTTCACCGCGCTCACCCGGCTCGACCACAACCGCGCGCTCGGGCAGCTCTCCGAGGCGCTCGACGCACCGGTCGCCGACATCTCGCGCGTGGCGATCTGGGGCAACCACTCGGCGTCGCAGTTCCCCGACGTGTCCCACGCGACCGTGCGCGGGCGCCCGGTGCCCGAGGTGCTCGACGAGCAGATGGGCGCGGATGCCGCGCGCACCTGGCTCTCGGACGTGTTCATCCCGCGCGTTGCCCAGCGCGGCGCCGAGATCATCCGGGTGCGCGGGTCGAGCTCGGTGGCATCCGCCGCCTCGGCCACCATCGACCACGTGCGCGACTGGGTGCACGGCACCGACGGTGCGTGGACGAGCGCGGCCGTCGTCTCGACGGGCGAGTACGGCGTGCCCGAGGGGCTCGTCTGCTCGTACCCCGTGACCGCCGCCGACGGCACCTGGCACGTCGTGCCAGGGCTCGAGCCCGACCCGTTCGCCGCCCAACGCATCGCCGCGTCGGTCGAGGAGCTCGTGGCCGAGCGCGATGCGGTGCGGGCCCTCGGCCTGCTCTGA
- a CDS encoding HPP family protein codes for MATQPSPAARRKQMIAGIVVGLIVGVVISLVSGFWLWLAAGAAVGLASGALLKPPAQ; via the coding sequence GTGGCCACGCAACCCTCCCCCGCAGCACGACGCAAGCAGATGATCGCCGGCATCGTCGTCGGGTTGATCGTCGGCGTCGTGATCAGCCTCGTGAGCGGGTTCTGGCTGTGGCTCGCCGCCGGCGCGGCCGTGGGGCTCGCGAGCGGTGCGCTGCTGAAGCCCCCGGCCCAGTAG